One region of Acidobacteriota bacterium genomic DNA includes:
- a CDS encoding NAD-glutamate dehydrogenase: MIADEARKAEIVDDIVDKALRSVEGDQYGLERFIRKFYELVSPADIIPRSLDNLLSAVLSLWEFGEKREPDTPKLRFKNPSEEGGWAHDRTVLEIVNDDMPFLVDSITAAIVSSEHTLQLVIHPVVEIRRTPEGVRSADGEPISESYMQLELNRETSPDVLESMRASILDVLADVRVAVRDWKAMREQMRESLRELSERHPPVAEEEVDEAVEFLKWLDDEHFTFLGYRRYDFVTEKGDDYLKLDPESGLGILREVRPESAERGAQPFTEEFSQFARRNEMIIVAKANSRSRVHRPVHMDRISVKRFAEDGRVIGEHRFLGLFTSTAYSRSVKFIPLLRRKASRTLERAELAPNSHAGKALAQILETLPRDELFQITEDELYEMSLGILQLQERQRTALFVRRDVFERFLSCLVFVPRDHYDSNLREKIRVILEVAFNGVVTAFYTQMTDSPLARAHFIVKTEPGKIPEYDLKAVETLIAEAARSWNDHLRAVLIEKLGEEEGREQFSRFREAFPVAYKEKFTAADAVRDIQSIDALIERGDLIVELYEQPSEESGELLDLHCKFINLGDPLALSDIVPRLENMGLRVEMATPHELHVAGEERTVRIRDFTLIMPMADIEIAPVKEPFQEAFIRAWKGDTEDDGFNRLVLCAGLEWYEIIILRAYCKYLRQLGVTFSETYMQVTLANNPTIAYLLVRLFNAMFDPEASEEERDRVDEIRDQIEGHLDGVSNVDEDRILRHYLEVIDATLRTNFFQPLENGERKRYLSMKFDSRSVSFMPAPKPMFEIFVYSPRFEGVHLRGGRVARGGLRWSDRREDFRQEILGLVKAQIVKNAVIVPVGSKGGFVLKQAPPASDRDAFLEEGIHCYQNFLRGLLDLTDNLVGDVLVPPKNVVRRDPDDSYLVVAADKGTATFSDYANAVAAEYDFWLGDAFASGGSAGYDHKKMGITARGAWEAVKRHFRELGHDTQAADFTVVGVGDMAGDVFGNGMLLSQHIRLVGAFNHMHIFVDPDPDPATSFNERKRLFDTPRTTWADYDRSVMSEGGSVFDRSSKTIRVSPQIRELYGLESETTTPNDLIKAMLRARVDLLWLGGIGTYVKSSEQTHAEAHDRANDALRVNADELRTRVVGEGANLGFTQEARIEFARRGGKINTDAIDNSAGVDTSDHEVNIKIALDTRVRQGALDQTQRNELLADMTNEVAELVLRDNYQQTQAISVIERLAPEILDQHARLMKLLERKGRLDRALEFLPNDEEITERATAGQGLTRPEIAVLLAYAKIDTYEELLESNLPDDPLLVKDLLLYFPMELRERYREAIEQHRLRREIIATHVTNSMVNRVGATFVSQMIEETGRTVSDIARAYTIARDAFAMRKTWAKIEGLDNKVASGMQTDMFIAMQGLLERTTRWLLRTVEDLDITRNQQNFNERIMTLAKSLDDTLSDERLLSLREEARDHEMLGIPKSLANRLASLDIVGSFPDIVRIAMRTDRDVREAGKVYFDLGARLGFDALREAASGIAAESAWQRAALAGLIDDLFGYQSDIASDILASSPNGEVEVAIAEWLAERGPVVERTERVLTELRSASAMDLSMLAVAARTLRRIAQA; this comes from the coding sequence GTGATTGCAGACGAGGCGCGAAAAGCGGAGATCGTCGATGACATCGTCGACAAGGCACTGAGATCGGTCGAGGGGGATCAGTACGGTCTCGAACGATTCATTCGAAAATTCTACGAGCTCGTTTCTCCTGCGGACATCATTCCCCGCTCGCTCGACAATCTGCTGAGCGCGGTGCTCTCGCTCTGGGAGTTTGGCGAGAAAAGAGAACCCGACACGCCGAAACTCCGATTCAAGAATCCCTCGGAGGAAGGTGGATGGGCACACGATCGGACCGTTCTCGAGATCGTCAATGACGACATGCCTTTTCTCGTCGACTCGATCACGGCCGCCATCGTCAGTTCGGAACACACACTGCAGCTCGTGATTCACCCCGTCGTCGAAATCAGACGAACTCCCGAGGGCGTACGGAGCGCCGATGGAGAGCCGATCTCCGAGTCGTACATGCAGTTGGAGCTCAACCGGGAGACCAGCCCCGACGTTCTCGAATCAATGCGGGCGAGCATCCTCGATGTGCTCGCGGACGTTCGCGTCGCGGTTCGCGACTGGAAAGCGATGCGGGAGCAGATGCGCGAGAGCCTCAGGGAGCTAAGCGAGCGACATCCCCCGGTGGCCGAGGAGGAAGTCGATGAAGCGGTCGAATTCCTCAAATGGCTCGATGACGAGCATTTCACGTTTCTCGGCTACCGCCGCTACGACTTCGTCACCGAGAAGGGTGACGACTATCTGAAGCTCGATCCGGAGTCGGGACTCGGTATCCTCCGGGAAGTCCGACCGGAGAGCGCCGAGAGAGGCGCGCAGCCGTTCACCGAAGAGTTCAGCCAGTTCGCCCGGCGCAACGAAATGATCATCGTTGCGAAGGCGAACAGCCGGAGTCGCGTCCATCGACCGGTTCACATGGACCGGATCAGCGTCAAACGCTTCGCGGAAGACGGACGCGTCATCGGCGAGCATCGTTTTCTCGGGCTGTTCACCTCGACGGCATATTCGCGGAGCGTCAAGTTCATTCCGCTGCTGAGGAGAAAAGCTTCGAGGACGCTGGAGAGGGCCGAGCTCGCCCCGAATTCGCATGCGGGAAAAGCGCTCGCTCAGATACTCGAGACGCTGCCGCGGGACGAGCTCTTCCAGATTACGGAGGACGAGCTTTATGAAATGAGCCTCGGGATCCTGCAGCTGCAGGAGCGGCAGAGGACCGCGCTCTTCGTCCGACGAGACGTGTTCGAGCGGTTCCTGTCGTGTCTGGTATTCGTTCCGCGAGATCACTACGACTCGAACCTTCGTGAGAAGATCCGGGTCATTCTCGAGGTCGCGTTCAACGGCGTGGTCACGGCGTTCTATACGCAGATGACCGACTCTCCGCTGGCGAGAGCCCACTTCATCGTCAAGACCGAGCCGGGCAAGATCCCCGAGTACGACCTGAAGGCCGTCGAAACGCTCATCGCGGAAGCTGCCAGAAGCTGGAACGACCACCTTCGGGCGGTGTTGATCGAGAAGCTCGGCGAGGAGGAGGGACGAGAACAATTTTCCCGGTTCCGCGAAGCTTTTCCGGTCGCCTACAAAGAAAAATTCACCGCTGCGGATGCAGTGCGGGACATTCAGTCAATCGATGCGCTCATCGAACGTGGAGATCTGATCGTGGAGCTCTACGAGCAGCCGAGCGAGGAATCGGGAGAACTGCTCGATCTGCACTGTAAATTCATCAATCTCGGCGACCCGCTTGCGCTCTCCGACATCGTCCCGCGGCTCGAGAACATGGGACTCCGCGTTGAGATGGCGACACCTCACGAGCTTCACGTCGCGGGAGAGGAGCGGACCGTCCGGATTCGGGATTTCACCCTGATCATGCCGATGGCGGACATCGAGATCGCGCCCGTCAAAGAGCCGTTTCAGGAGGCATTCATTCGCGCCTGGAAGGGCGACACCGAGGATGACGGCTTCAACCGGCTGGTGCTGTGCGCGGGACTCGAATGGTACGAGATCATCATTCTCAGAGCGTACTGCAAATACCTCAGACAGCTCGGAGTGACGTTCAGCGAGACCTACATGCAGGTAACCCTCGCGAACAACCCGACGATCGCCTATCTGCTCGTCAGGCTCTTCAACGCCATGTTCGATCCTGAAGCCTCCGAGGAGGAGCGTGATCGCGTCGACGAGATCCGGGACCAGATCGAGGGCCATCTCGACGGCGTCTCCAATGTCGACGAAGACCGGATTCTGAGGCATTACCTCGAAGTGATCGATGCGACGCTCCGAACCAACTTTTTTCAGCCTCTGGAAAATGGCGAACGCAAACGCTATCTGTCGATGAAATTCGACTCGAGATCAGTCTCGTTCATGCCGGCGCCCAAGCCGATGTTCGAGATATTCGTCTATTCCCCGCGCTTCGAAGGCGTTCACCTGCGCGGGGGCCGCGTCGCGCGTGGAGGCTTGCGGTGGTCCGACCGGCGAGAGGATTTTCGCCAGGAGATCCTGGGGCTCGTCAAAGCGCAGATCGTGAAAAACGCGGTCATCGTACCCGTCGGCTCCAAGGGTGGATTCGTTCTGAAGCAGGCGCCTCCGGCGTCTGACCGGGACGCCTTTCTCGAAGAGGGAATCCACTGCTATCAGAACTTTCTTCGAGGCCTGCTCGACCTGACGGACAACCTGGTCGGCGATGTTCTCGTGCCTCCGAAGAATGTCGTGAGGCGGGACCCGGATGATTCATATCTGGTCGTGGCCGCGGACAAGGGGACCGCGACGTTTTCCGACTACGCGAACGCAGTTGCGGCCGAGTATGACTTCTGGCTCGGGGACGCATTCGCGTCGGGCGGCTCGGCCGGATACGACCACAAGAAAATGGGAATCACGGCCCGCGGAGCCTGGGAGGCCGTCAAGCGACACTTCCGCGAGCTCGGCCACGACACTCAGGCTGCGGACTTCACGGTCGTCGGAGTTGGGGACATGGCTGGCGACGTCTTCGGCAACGGGATGCTCCTCTCCCAGCACATACGACTGGTGGGTGCGTTCAATCACATGCACATATTCGTCGACCCCGATCCGGATCCGGCGACCAGCTTCAACGAACGAAAGCGTCTGTTCGACACACCGAGAACGACATGGGCGGATTACGACCGTTCAGTGATGTCCGAGGGAGGCAGTGTTTTCGATCGGTCGTCCAAGACGATCCGGGTGTCCCCGCAGATTCGCGAGCTCTACGGGCTCGAATCGGAAACGACGACTCCCAATGATCTGATCAAGGCGATGCTGCGAGCGAGGGTCGATCTCCTCTGGCTCGGCGGGATCGGAACGTACGTGAAGTCGAGCGAGCAGACTCATGCCGAAGCTCACGACCGTGCGAACGACGCGCTGCGAGTCAATGCGGACGAGCTTCGTACACGGGTGGTGGGCGAGGGCGCAAATCTCGGATTTACTCAGGAAGCCCGGATCGAGTTCGCTCGGAGAGGCGGAAAGATCAATACGGACGCCATCGACAATTCGGCCGGGGTCGACACATCCGATCACGAGGTCAACATCAAGATTGCGCTGGATACGCGGGTGCGCCAGGGTGCCCTCGACCAGACCCAGCGCAACGAGCTTCTTGCCGACATGACCAACGAGGTTGCCGAGCTGGTTCTCAGGGACAATTACCAGCAGACCCAGGCGATCAGCGTCATCGAAAGACTTGCCCCCGAGATCCTCGATCAGCATGCTCGTCTGATGAAGTTGCTCGAGAGGAAAGGGAGACTCGATCGCGCGCTGGAGTTTTTGCCGAACGACGAAGAGATCACCGAGCGTGCAACCGCCGGTCAGGGCCTCACCAGACCCGAGATCGCGGTCCTGCTGGCGTACGCGAAAATCGACACATACGAAGAGCTGCTGGAGTCGAACCTCCCTGATGACCCGCTTCTGGTCAAAGATCTGCTCCTCTACTTTCCTATGGAGCTGCGCGAACGCTATCGGGAGGCGATCGAGCAACACCGGCTCCGACGCGAGATCATTGCGACTCATGTCACCAACAGCATGGTCAACCGTGTCGGCGCTACGTTCGTGTCTCAGATGATCGAGGAAACGGGCCGGACAGTCAGTGACATCGCCAGGGCTTACACGATCGCGCGGGATGCCTTCGCGATGCGGAAGACCTGGGCGAAGATCGAGGGCCTCGACAACAAAGTCGCCTCCGGAATGCAGACCGACATGTTCATCGCAATGCAGGGTCTGCTCGAGCGGACCACCCGGTGGCTGTTGCGAACCGTCGAGGACCTCGACATCACGCGTAATCAGCAGAATTTCAACGAGCGCATCATGACGCTGGCGAAATCCCTCGACGACACGCTGTCTGACGAAAGACTCCTTTCGTTGCGCGAGGAGGCGCGGGATCACGAAATGCTGGGCATCCCGAAATCGCTCGCGAACCGCCTCGCGAGTCTCGATATCGTCGGCTCGTTTCCCGACATCGTCCGGATTGCGATGAGGACCGATCGTGACGTCCGGGAAGCGGGCAAGGTCTACTTCGACCTCGGGGCGCGTCTCGGTTTCGATGCATTGCGCGAGGCGGCTTCGGGGATTGCTGCCGAATCCGCCTGGCAGAGAGCCGCCCTCGCGGGCCTGATCGACGACCTTTTCGGGTACCAGAGCGACATCGCCAGCGACATCCTCGCGAGCTCACCGAATGGCGAGGTGGAAGTCGCGATTGCAGAGTGGCTCGCCGAACGTGGGCCGGTGGTCGAGAGAACCGAGCGTGTGCTCACCGAGCTCCGCTCCGCGTCCGCGATGGATCTTTCGATGCTCGCGGTCGCGGCGCGGACCCTCCGTCGCATCGCGCAGGCATAG
- a CDS encoding acyl-CoA thioesterase, whose product MIESRTRVRYKDTDQMGIAHHSNYIVWFEIGRTDLCRAAGITYREIEQRGYLLVVTAVHCEYRAPYGYDDEVRIETTLARNGSRRVRFDYRLTDSSAGTLHGLGYSEHVWVDRGSRRPVVASAEIVAMLEGKAG is encoded by the coding sequence ATGATTGAAAGCCGCACCAGAGTCCGTTACAAGGACACCGATCAGATGGGCATCGCCCATCACTCGAACTACATCGTATGGTTCGAAATTGGACGGACGGACCTCTGCCGGGCGGCCGGAATCACCTACCGGGAGATCGAACAGCGCGGTTATCTTCTGGTCGTGACGGCGGTGCATTGCGAGTACCGAGCTCCCTATGGATATGACGACGAGGTTCGGATCGAAACCACGCTGGCCCGCAACGGAAGCCGTAGAGTGAGGTTCGATTACCGGCTCACCGATTCCTCTGCCGGAACCCTGCACGGGCTCGGCTACAGTGAGCACGTCTGGGTGGATCGAGGGTCGCGCAGGCCGGTGGTGGCTTCCGCGGAGATTGTCGCGATGCTGGAAGGGAAGGCGGGTTGA
- a CDS encoding alcohol dehydrogenase catalytic domain-containing protein, with translation MKAVVKTEPIPGPEGTDILDREIPSPGSDEVLVRVGATAICGTDKHIFKWDESIRRSVVPPRVYGHEFCGFVERIGEGVRNPAVQSGAYVSAEMHSVCGMCDQCRTGNGHLCVNTRILGVHADGAFAEFVVVPASNIIPLDPRIVPPRVGAFLDALGNAVHATQVFDLVGKTVMITGFGPIGAAAAAIAEHSGASLIIVTDISDHALETARRWAAHLNFPNLHAFNVRTTDPRDVLEAVRALTGGGVDVTLEMSGAPSALNFALDAARMGGSLALLGLPAQESLTIENYARNVVFKGLDLRGIIGRRMYDTWDRMLAMLAGGLDVSWIVQGEFDGLDSFSEAMELFETGNALKVVLYPEGSADAIRRVTS, from the coding sequence ATGAAAGCAGTCGTCAAGACCGAGCCGATCCCCGGACCGGAGGGAACGGACATTCTCGACAGGGAGATCCCGAGCCCGGGATCCGACGAGGTCCTCGTTCGAGTCGGTGCGACCGCGATCTGCGGCACCGACAAGCACATTTTCAAGTGGGATGAATCGATTCGACGCTCGGTCGTACCTCCTCGAGTCTACGGTCATGAGTTCTGCGGCTTCGTCGAACGGATCGGCGAGGGTGTCCGCAACCCCGCGGTCCAGTCGGGCGCCTACGTATCGGCGGAGATGCATTCGGTCTGCGGAATGTGCGACCAGTGCAGAACGGGCAACGGCCATCTCTGCGTCAATACGAGGATCCTGGGAGTCCATGCCGACGGGGCGTTCGCCGAGTTTGTCGTCGTTCCCGCTTCCAACATCATCCCGCTCGACCCGAGGATCGTTCCGCCACGAGTCGGGGCATTTCTCGACGCTCTCGGTAACGCCGTCCATGCAACGCAGGTTTTCGATCTCGTCGGAAAGACCGTGATGATCACGGGCTTCGGCCCGATCGGCGCAGCTGCAGCCGCGATCGCCGAGCACTCGGGTGCATCACTGATCATCGTCACCGACATCAGTGACCACGCTCTCGAGACCGCCCGGCGCTGGGCGGCGCATCTGAATTTCCCGAATCTCCATGCGTTCAACGTCCGGACCACCGACCCGCGCGATGTGCTGGAAGCGGTCCGTGCGCTCACCGGCGGCGGGGTCGACGTGACTCTCGAGATGTCGGGAGCGCCGTCCGCACTGAACTTCGCGCTCGATGCGGCCCGGATGGGAGGAAGTCTCGCGCTTCTCGGCCTTCCCGCGCAGGAGAGCCTCACGATCGAAAATTACGCGCGCAACGTCGTTTTCAAGGGGCTGGACCTGCGAGGCATCATCGGCCGGAGGATGTACGACACCTGGGATCGGATGCTTGCGATGCTCGCCGGTGGCCTCGATGTCTCATGGATCGTGCAGGGAGAATTCGACGGTCTGGATTCGTTCAGCGAGGCGATGGAGCTGTTCGAGACGGGAAATGCGTTGAAGGTCGTTCTCTATCCCGAGGGGTCCGCGGACGCGATCCGACGCGTCACGAGCTGA
- a CDS encoding M23 family metallopeptidase → MASRLRIGLVLAAALIAQACSSAGPAVTEPPVRVDPDWTSLDAQLAEDLAVLDERDAWRRTGKSISRRLGEELRPGSVLADLMIPVEGVRGRDLRDSFGAPRDAGKRKHKGIDIFAPKGTKVVAVSPGVITYIGEQRLGGKCIWLRAPDGSMFYYAHLDRWVGGLREGMEVSKGETLGYVGNTGNARTTPPHLHFQIVSRSTTVNPYPVLVKSAVAVSRPLLGGGFGRAAASSH, encoded by the coding sequence ATGGCGTCCAGGCTCCGTATCGGGTTGGTCCTTGCTGCAGCACTGATCGCGCAGGCCTGCTCTTCTGCCGGCCCGGCAGTGACCGAGCCCCCCGTCCGCGTCGACCCTGACTGGACATCCCTCGATGCGCAACTCGCCGAGGACCTCGCCGTCCTCGACGAACGGGACGCCTGGCGGAGAACCGGCAAGTCGATCTCACGAAGGCTCGGAGAGGAGTTGCGCCCCGGTTCGGTTCTGGCCGATCTGATGATTCCAGTCGAGGGTGTCCGGGGACGCGACCTTCGCGACAGCTTCGGGGCGCCGCGAGACGCGGGAAAGCGGAAGCACAAGGGGATCGACATCTTTGCGCCGAAGGGGACGAAGGTCGTCGCCGTGAGCCCGGGAGTGATCACCTATATCGGCGAGCAGCGACTCGGAGGCAAATGCATCTGGCTTCGTGCTCCCGATGGGTCGATGTTCTACTACGCACATCTCGACCGATGGGTCGGAGGGCTGCGCGAGGGGATGGAAGTGTCGAAGGGGGAGACGCTCGGATACGTCGGTAACACGGGAAATGCCCGGACGACACCACCCCACCTCCATTTCCAGATCGTCAGCCGTAGCACGACCGTCAATCCCTATCCGGTGCTGGTGAAGTCGGCCGTGGCCGTCTCGCGCCCGCTGCTCGGAGGCGGTTTCGGCAGGGCAGCCGCCTCGAGCCACTGA
- a CDS encoding S41 family peptidase: protein MKYNQNVQKRKSGFLGVVLITLVASAAAGALFGDRITESKGEDELHGRLEEYTDLITAARYWAAAPVESENLVFSSIDGMLRTLDPHTTFLKPRDFGEMQDRQKGSFYGLGILITKRNNQITVITPLEGTPASRLGIRAGDIISEIEGESTEEMPVDEVVGKLKGPKGTTVNIKIVRVGIKEPIPMEIERAAIPTNSVTVVEMVRPDVGYIRLKDFTYTTVREFDDALARLEEQGMKKLVLDLRTNPGGLLDAAVGVSDFFIRKGEMIVYHRGRNEDNYQEYRAPGKHRNLDIPVVILINRESASASEIVAGAIQDHDRGLVVGQTSWGKGLVQSVFSLQYGAGLALTTSRYYTPSGRNIQRDYSSFYDYYLGEATESSLEDGSFETESGRKVFGGGGIEPDVLVEPRELPNLVQLLQVRSAIFNFAVQYVADHPETTRELMISDAMIRDFAAYAESVEIASQEEILELFESDPLSRDYVERQLKAEIVAAKFGYDASYPYRLLGDEQVERAIELMPAAERLANEVRRIRAERMASAERAEGGTSVGRN from the coding sequence ATGAAATACAATCAAAACGTGCAGAAACGCAAGTCGGGCTTCCTGGGAGTCGTACTCATCACCCTCGTCGCTTCCGCAGCGGCGGGAGCGCTGTTCGGCGATCGGATCACCGAATCCAAGGGGGAAGACGAGCTCCACGGCAGACTCGAGGAGTACACCGACCTGATCACCGCTGCACGTTACTGGGCCGCCGCCCCGGTCGAATCGGAAAATCTCGTCTTTTCGTCCATCGACGGAATGTTGCGGACCCTCGATCCCCACACGACCTTCCTCAAACCACGGGATTTCGGCGAGATGCAGGACCGCCAGAAGGGTAGCTTCTACGGACTCGGCATCCTGATCACCAAGCGAAACAACCAGATCACCGTCATTACCCCGCTCGAGGGGACGCCGGCGTCACGCCTCGGAATCCGGGCGGGAGACATCATCTCCGAGATCGAAGGGGAGAGCACCGAGGAGATGCCCGTTGACGAAGTCGTCGGCAAGCTGAAAGGTCCGAAGGGAACCACGGTCAACATCAAGATCGTTCGCGTCGGAATCAAGGAACCGATCCCGATGGAGATCGAGCGTGCGGCCATCCCGACCAACTCGGTGACCGTCGTCGAGATGGTCCGTCCGGACGTGGGCTACATTCGACTCAAGGACTTCACCTACACCACCGTCAGAGAGTTCGACGATGCGCTCGCGCGACTCGAAGAACAGGGAATGAAGAAGCTCGTGCTCGATCTCCGTACGAATCCCGGTGGACTTCTCGACGCGGCCGTAGGAGTCTCCGATTTCTTCATCAGAAAAGGTGAGATGATCGTCTACCACCGGGGGCGTAACGAGGATAACTATCAGGAGTATCGAGCTCCCGGGAAGCACCGGAACCTCGACATTCCGGTCGTCATTCTGATCAATCGGGAGAGCGCATCTGCCTCCGAGATCGTCGCCGGGGCCATCCAGGATCATGATCGGGGACTGGTCGTCGGTCAGACGAGCTGGGGGAAGGGGCTCGTACAGAGCGTCTTCTCACTCCAGTACGGCGCGGGCCTCGCGTTGACCACATCCCGTTACTACACTCCCTCCGGTCGGAACATTCAGAGGGATTACTCGTCGTTTTACGATTACTACCTCGGCGAAGCCACCGAATCGAGTCTCGAGGACGGTTCTTTCGAAACGGAATCCGGAAGAAAGGTTTTCGGCGGCGGTGGCATCGAGCCGGACGTACTGGTCGAGCCTCGCGAGCTCCCGAATCTGGTCCAGCTTCTCCAGGTGCGAAGCGCCATCTTCAACTTCGCCGTGCAGTACGTCGCCGATCATCCCGAAACGACCCGCGAACTGATGATCTCCGACGCGATGATTCGAGATTTCGCGGCCTATGCCGAATCGGTGGAGATTGCCTCCCAGGAGGAGATCCTCGAATTGTTCGAGTCGGATCCGCTGAGCCGGGATTACGTGGAACGTCAGCTCAAAGCCGAGATCGTCGCCGCCAAATTCGGTTACGACGCTTCGTATCCTTACAGACTTCTCGGTGACGAGCAGGTCGAGCGTGCAATCGAGCTGATGCCGGCAGCCGAGAGGCTCGCCAACGAGGTGCGAAGGATCAGGGCGGAGCGAATGGCCTCGGCCGAGCGGGCCGAAGGCGGGACCTCGGTCGGCCGGAACTGA
- a CDS encoding twin-arginine translocase TatA/TatE family subunit yields MGPLGFPELLLIFAIALIVFGPRKLPEIGRTIGRAFGEFRRATNELKSSLEDDIDAEQGRSTRPKPDSRSIPAEPSSKP; encoded by the coding sequence ATGGGACCACTCGGATTTCCGGAACTGCTACTGATCTTTGCCATTGCACTGATCGTCTTCGGCCCTCGCAAGCTGCCCGAGATCGGGCGGACGATCGGGCGGGCCTTCGGTGAGTTTCGGCGCGCCACCAACGAGCTCAAGTCGAGCCTCGAGGACGACATCGATGCCGAGCAGGGCCGTTCCACCCGACCGAAACCCGACTCGAGATCCATCCCGGCCGAGCCCTCCTCGAAACCCTGA